A stretch of the Elephas maximus indicus isolate mEleMax1 chromosome 3, mEleMax1 primary haplotype, whole genome shotgun sequence genome encodes the following:
- the RLN3 gene encoding relaxin-3, which yields MVKRTLLLLLAVWVLAGELWLQAEARAAPYGVKLCGREFIRAVIFICGGSRWRRADALTQEAMGGAFPDADSDADSLAGKLDETVASNEWLALTKSPQAFYGGRSSWQGTPGALRGGRDVLTGLSSNCCKWGCSKSEISSLC from the exons ATGGTCAAGCgcacactgctgctgctgctcgcGGTGTGGGTGCTGGCTGGGGAGTTGTGGCTACAGGCTGAGGCACGGGCTGCACCCTACGGTGTGAAGCTTTGCGGCCGGGAGTTCATCCGAGCAGTCATTTTCATCTGTGGAGGCTCCAGGTGGAGACGGGCAGATGCCCTGACCCAGGAAGCTATGG GGGGTGCCTTTCCAGACGCAGATTCCGATGCAGACAGCCTGGCGGGCAAGCTGGATGAGACAGTGGCCTCCAATGAGTGGTTGGCCCTGACCAAGTCCCCCCAAGCCTTCTACGGGGGCCGGTCTAGCTGGCAAGGAACCCCAGGGGCTCTGCGGGGTGGCCGTGATGTCCTGACTGGCCTCTCCAGCAACTGCTGCAAGTGGGGGTGCAGCAAGAGTGAAATCAGCAGCCTCTGCTAG